In Bifidobacterium actinocoloniiforme DSM 22766, a genomic segment contains:
- a CDS encoding GNAT family N-acetyltransferase has product MGSGVLWDRVVKLDETIELDKFLCGESEIDIWLQKDAWEQQEHGSCTVYVALGTDGTIIGFFSLNMYYLQFRALPEDVKPGMGITGNIPCVLLGRLGVNQKFRHGGRKSLGCDRQGPLLLKEAIMKARSLAENVGCRAMYVQALNEDLVPWYRDHGFHSLPGNSKKLVRDLRAPIDW; this is encoded by the coding sequence ATGGGGAGCGGCGTACTGTGGGACAGGGTTGTCAAACTCGATGAAACCATAGAACTGGACAAGTTCCTTTGCGGCGAATCCGAAATCGATATCTGGCTCCAGAAGGACGCTTGGGAACAGCAGGAGCATGGAAGCTGCACCGTTTATGTCGCCTTGGGTACGGATGGTACGATAATCGGTTTTTTCTCTTTGAACATGTATTATCTGCAGTTCAGAGCCTTGCCGGAGGATGTGAAACCCGGGATGGGCATTACCGGGAACATTCCGTGCGTTCTGCTTGGAAGGCTTGGTGTTAACCAGAAGTTCCGGCATGGGGGACGAAAGTCGCTTGGATGCGATAGACAAGGTCCCCTGCTGCTGAAAGAGGCGATAATGAAAGCAAGGTCTCTGGCGGAGAACGTGGGCTGTCGCGCCATGTATGTCCAGGCGTTGAACGAGGATCTGGTGCCTTGGTATCGAGATCATGGGTTTCATTCGTTGCCAGGAAACAGCAAGAAACTGGTTCGTGATCTTCGAGCCCCCATCGATTGGTGA
- a CDS encoding Panacea domain-containing protein, producing the protein MAKAKDVARYILEQRDAQGHMTTTFALQKLLYYCQSWMLVAKDRELFDEPIEAWEHGPVVPEVFTYCKGHKYLFPREIPDGDADGLALEERSLVDRVMESYRDVEDGDLGDRLEEMSHAEDPWSDARKSGEKVITRESMLDYYSALQADPSKSHAAPIPNLADVSDRTFITQEDADWLKSFLAE; encoded by the coding sequence ATGGCGAAAGCAAAGGACGTCGCCCGTTATATCCTTGAACAAAGGGATGCACAGGGTCACATGACCACGACATTCGCACTGCAGAAGCTGCTTTATTACTGCCAGTCATGGATGCTTGTGGCAAAGGACCGGGAACTGTTTGATGAACCGATCGAGGCGTGGGAGCATGGCCCTGTAGTGCCGGAGGTCTTTACGTATTGTAAGGGTCATAAGTACCTCTTCCCGCGTGAGATTCCCGACGGAGATGCCGACGGGCTGGCCTTGGAGGAGCGGTCTCTGGTCGATCGTGTCATGGAATCGTACAGGGATGTTGAGGACGGGGACCTTGGAGACAGGCTTGAGGAAATGAGCCATGCCGAGGATCCGTGGTCTGATGCGAGGAAATCCGGCGAAAAAGTCATAACGCGGGAGAGCATGCTGGATTATTATTCCGCATTGCAGGCGGATCCTTCCAAGAGCCATGCGGCACCGATACCGAACCTGGCTGATGTGTCTGACCGGACATTCATCACCCAGGAAGACGCCGACTGGCTGAAATCCTTTCTGGCAGAGTGA
- a CDS encoding tyrosine-type recombinase/integrase — MPKSRGTGAAKPYTYWSSYTVKKSDGTIERKRVQRWKVRLDLGYDADGKRIRKTFTGKTSAEVKAKLAAARKEIRDTGAISDKSASLRKYADLFLSSAQQRVAPSTWGAYRTCVEKYCKDWMSLRIADFVPTTIQRILDRAKEDGRSVSYRHQLWTCLDQIFDLALGDRVIQINPVKGVKVRGLSEVDTGRRAFSVPELKSLLMATLDMPPSQAAIWWWRLFTGMRQSEILGAQLKYLHLDGQRPWYDLRRSLAQIPRDHGCGPKVDGRWPCGRSTGGLCPDAKWRVPDGYLMEHLTGRLCLVAPKSGKARPVPIVPELAQVMCFYLQATEDWPNPYGLIFRERDGSPRIWAKDTREFKALVAAAGMDPRERTGHETRYSAVTLMRRAGKDTKAIEEMIGHTSVKVDDIYTTVDAEQRADAVQAIPQALNLPQTLLPAGRERTQEEIDAEERQRHDEWVKSRKGVGGRKPKTSAGESTPARP, encoded by the coding sequence ATGCCGAAGAGCCGTGGGACCGGGGCCGCCAAGCCGTACACCTACTGGAGCTCATACACCGTTAAAAAGAGCGACGGCACGATCGAACGCAAGCGGGTGCAACGCTGGAAGGTCCGGCTCGACCTCGGCTACGACGCCGACGGCAAGCGCATCCGAAAGACCTTCACCGGCAAGACCAGCGCCGAAGTCAAGGCCAAGCTCGCCGCCGCACGCAAGGAGATACGCGACACCGGCGCCATCAGCGACAAGAGCGCCAGCCTGCGCAAATACGCCGACCTCTTCCTCTCCTCCGCCCAGCAGCGCGTCGCCCCGTCCACCTGGGGCGCCTACCGCACCTGCGTGGAGAAGTACTGCAAGGACTGGATGAGTCTGCGCATCGCGGACTTCGTCCCCACCACCATCCAGCGCATCCTCGACCGCGCCAAGGAGGACGGCCGCTCCGTCAGCTACCGGCACCAATTATGGACGTGCCTGGACCAGATATTCGACCTGGCCCTGGGCGATAGGGTCATCCAGATCAACCCGGTCAAAGGCGTCAAAGTGCGCGGCCTGTCCGAGGTGGACACGGGTCGGCGGGCGTTCAGCGTGCCCGAGCTCAAGTCCCTGCTCATGGCCACCCTCGACATGCCGCCAAGCCAGGCCGCCATCTGGTGGTGGCGCCTGTTCACGGGCATGCGCCAGTCCGAGATCCTCGGCGCCCAGCTCAAATACCTCCACCTGGACGGGCAGCGCCCCTGGTACGATCTAAGGCGCTCGTTGGCGCAAATACCCCGCGACCACGGGTGCGGTCCCAAGGTCGACGGCCGCTGGCCATGCGGCCGCTCCACGGGGGGGCTGTGCCCGGACGCCAAGTGGCGCGTCCCCGACGGGTACCTCATGGAGCATCTGACCGGACGCCTGTGCTTGGTCGCCCCCAAGTCGGGCAAGGCCAGGCCGGTGCCAATCGTGCCCGAGCTCGCCCAGGTCATGTGCTTCTATTTACAGGCCACCGAGGACTGGCCCAACCCTTACGGTCTCATCTTCCGCGAGCGCGACGGGTCGCCGCGCATATGGGCCAAGGACACCCGGGAGTTCAAAGCGCTGGTCGCGGCGGCTGGCATGGACCCCCGGGAGCGCACCGGGCACGAGACCCGTTACAGCGCCGTCACCCTCATGCGCCGGGCCGGCAAGGACACCAAGGCCATCGAGGAGATGATCGGCCACACCAGCGTCAAAGTGGACGACATCTACACCACTGTGGACGCCGAGCAGCGCGCCGACGCCGTCCAAGCCATACCCCAGGCCCTCAACCTGCCTCAAACCCTTCTGCCCGCTGGCAGGGAACGCACCCAGGAGGAGATTGACGCCGAGGAACGCCAGCGGCACGACGAATGGGTCAAGTCACGTAAAGGCGTAGGCGGCAGGAAACCCAAGACCAGCGCTGGAGAGTCCACTCCAGCGAGGCCATGA